The following are encoded in a window of Roseimaritima ulvae genomic DNA:
- a CDS encoding outer membrane protein assembly factor BamB family protein, which translates to MTYRALPCSFVRFQPQSCWLFACLLLAGWGCLVADAPRATAQNVFRSMVPDLTGGFIEPPRAVRQQLEEAEEAIGEQRYSEAVLGLGKLLQRSADGAQDDDIAGQDFFLDSGGEDLDAIAIESLLRRAEDLLGDLPDEGLDIYELNYGPAAKQDLDKATASRDWVALKDIVRRYFHTSAGYQAAYLWGYHELQTGRPLAASMLFKRLAGQRRAAKQMGGQLDLALALSLKLAEREESQVQAALRSVEGPAPQRAERYRLSDSEIPAAGEGEELDWLKEHFAELKRASPPPPRDYPVAGGDASRSLSEGGQHPLSDLRWKLEATAGETETQQLQKTAQSLASQGDLPPPTWLPLRVGNQLLMRTTRRVMGVDFETGKRVWEYPWGSLAGGEAEPMPFESEVSTDSLLLSQRVWFDLPYGRLSSDGHRVFFLQDLAEVQANRRFTPFGVRAIQQGINERKNTGANTLVALDLKKEGSLLWTAGVGEQTPTIFTDAFFLGPPLPIEGRLYVIAELSGDLCLLCLDPATGTQLWRQQLLAIETGNIETDIVRRISGAMPAYQDGVLVCPTGAGAIVAVDLASRSLLWGAKYRRSAELNSMNSGRSGVDPARLMQRWLDSTPVIHDGAVYVTPIESDRLFGFDLLTGEPLFPEIVRSGMRYLAGVRDDQLILVGSREVHAYDKRSGRRRWTAAVNDAGQNAQVCGTGVFGGNLFFVPLSDRQVVAIDLANGDVVSRQNMDFDLGNLVQAGGQLISQNATEVAVAFGQQWLRPTVETRLADNPQDTWAIKRKAQLLIEDGKRDEALQWLPKALEIDSADEEARALYVSAMLGALREDFASHTDLLPTLERLVQFPERQAELLSLMARGSVREEEPVAAVEHLIALSALLADESHWAERMHSLQRSDLDAQPSLDNWIAGQVQQALSQADESQREAINAAVAVHLQAFEAQATGTLQRLTQHFSATVGADAARTRLIERLIKEEALLRAERLAQQAMQDVQFSAAGNADQRTAPFRLLLAQVYQAAGFTSDARLQAQQLSDADRDSFDEADRETLELLQEDSAAPTDNAWPDYVVTSWNASQNQRSARGVPNPDVLEILSRSGAHLRGWQVISEEGRTVSLRDPNGRVTSVPMAVSNAKDEGTRSAALDGGVMIALMPSELVAIDMFRATQGSRDADLWRLPWRSELGGRMARARSTATPFGDNHKSYDVVDPLRRSPPSEFRLGPISGNQLYLLNAGQLQAIDVLQGELRWSNQAVPPRGYVVSDGQRVAVASAQTDDGRVDIFDCVDGRKLLTQPWPEEEMIWFAAGKHLLTYQVAEGNVPTHVSLRDVFSDAVVLTQELAAPETAGVTAKGNIVEGRWLTLLQPSGEVLVWDLIEGRQVGTHQLDPIDKLNGLQTVVRGDTLILLPETSVRPERKPNTIPNIAQSRVHFRVDGPVLCMHLQSGEVVWQTELEDSPWGCTIGQATGSPLLIFSRALSIHSPTASTRRKQELSMLALDVKTGEQVARRNGLPLPSFNSDIVTHLNVDPQQHVVAAMVGASFMQFAFTNQEPPPQPVQEEASPEADEEEDEAKPFDLFR; encoded by the coding sequence ATGACGTATCGCGCCTTGCCCTGTTCCTTCGTGCGTTTCCAGCCGCAATCGTGTTGGCTGTTTGCTTGCTTACTGCTGGCCGGCTGGGGCTGTCTGGTGGCCGATGCGCCCCGCGCCACCGCTCAGAATGTGTTTCGCAGCATGGTGCCCGACCTGACCGGGGGCTTTATCGAACCGCCCCGCGCGGTGCGGCAGCAGTTGGAAGAAGCCGAAGAGGCGATCGGCGAGCAACGCTACAGCGAAGCCGTGTTGGGGCTGGGCAAGCTGCTGCAACGCTCGGCCGATGGAGCCCAGGATGACGACATCGCCGGCCAGGACTTCTTTTTGGACTCCGGCGGCGAAGACCTGGACGCGATTGCGATCGAAAGTCTGTTGCGGAGGGCCGAAGATCTGCTGGGCGATCTGCCGGACGAGGGGCTGGATATCTACGAATTGAATTATGGGCCGGCCGCCAAGCAAGATCTCGATAAAGCCACCGCCAGCCGGGATTGGGTGGCTCTGAAAGATATCGTACGACGCTACTTTCACACTTCCGCGGGCTATCAAGCGGCTTATTTGTGGGGCTATCACGAATTGCAAACCGGCCGCCCCCTGGCCGCGTCGATGTTGTTCAAACGTTTGGCCGGACAGCGGCGAGCGGCGAAGCAGATGGGCGGGCAACTGGATCTGGCGCTGGCCCTGTCGCTGAAACTGGCGGAACGCGAAGAGTCCCAGGTCCAAGCCGCACTGCGGTCCGTCGAGGGCCCTGCGCCGCAGCGCGCCGAGCGATATCGTTTGTCGGATTCGGAAATTCCAGCGGCCGGCGAAGGCGAAGAGCTGGACTGGTTGAAGGAGCATTTCGCGGAGCTCAAACGCGCTTCACCGCCGCCGCCGCGGGACTACCCCGTTGCCGGCGGCGATGCCAGCCGTTCACTCAGTGAAGGCGGCCAACACCCGCTCAGCGATTTGCGCTGGAAGCTGGAAGCCACGGCCGGCGAAACCGAAACGCAGCAACTGCAGAAGACCGCCCAATCGCTGGCGTCCCAAGGTGATCTGCCGCCGCCGACCTGGTTGCCGTTGCGGGTGGGAAATCAACTGTTGATGCGGACCACGCGGCGGGTGATGGGCGTGGACTTTGAAACCGGCAAGCGGGTCTGGGAATATCCCTGGGGCAGCTTGGCCGGCGGCGAAGCCGAACCGATGCCCTTCGAATCGGAGGTCTCCACGGACAGTCTGCTGTTGTCGCAGCGGGTTTGGTTCGATTTGCCTTATGGTCGCCTGAGCAGTGATGGACATCGCGTGTTTTTCTTGCAGGACCTGGCCGAGGTTCAAGCCAATCGGCGGTTTACTCCGTTTGGCGTGCGGGCGATCCAGCAGGGGATCAACGAACGCAAAAATACGGGCGCCAATACTCTGGTTGCCTTGGATTTGAAGAAAGAAGGTTCATTGTTGTGGACTGCGGGCGTGGGCGAACAAACGCCTACGATTTTCACCGACGCCTTCTTCCTCGGCCCCCCGCTGCCGATCGAAGGGCGGTTGTACGTGATCGCTGAACTGTCCGGCGACCTGTGCCTGTTGTGTTTGGATCCGGCCACCGGCACACAGCTCTGGCGGCAGCAATTATTGGCTATTGAAACCGGCAATATCGAAACCGATATCGTACGACGAATCTCCGGTGCGATGCCGGCCTATCAGGATGGCGTGTTGGTCTGTCCGACCGGGGCGGGAGCGATCGTGGCGGTGGACTTGGCCTCGCGGAGTTTGTTGTGGGGCGCCAAATATCGCCGCAGTGCGGAACTGAACAGCATGAATTCGGGTCGCAGCGGTGTCGATCCGGCTCGTTTGATGCAGCGTTGGCTGGACTCCACGCCGGTGATCCATGACGGCGCGGTGTATGTCACGCCGATTGAATCGGATCGGCTGTTCGGTTTCGACCTGTTAACCGGCGAGCCGCTGTTTCCGGAAATCGTGCGATCCGGCATGCGATACCTGGCCGGGGTCCGCGACGACCAGCTGATCCTCGTTGGCTCACGCGAAGTCCACGCCTACGACAAGCGTTCCGGCCGCCGCCGCTGGACCGCCGCAGTGAATGACGCCGGGCAGAACGCGCAGGTGTGCGGCACCGGCGTGTTTGGGGGAAACCTGTTCTTCGTGCCGCTCAGCGATCGACAAGTCGTGGCCATCGATCTGGCCAACGGCGACGTCGTCAGTCGGCAGAATATGGATTTCGATTTGGGAAACTTGGTCCAGGCCGGCGGGCAACTGATCAGTCAAAACGCTACCGAAGTGGCCGTCGCCTTTGGCCAACAATGGTTGCGGCCCACGGTGGAGACGCGGTTGGCCGACAACCCGCAGGATACCTGGGCGATCAAACGCAAAGCTCAGTTGTTGATTGAAGATGGCAAGCGGGACGAAGCCCTGCAGTGGCTGCCCAAGGCGCTCGAGATCGACTCGGCCGACGAAGAGGCCCGGGCGCTGTACGTGTCGGCCATGTTGGGCGCGCTGCGCGAGGATTTTGCCAGCCATACCGATCTGCTGCCGACTCTCGAACGGTTGGTGCAGTTTCCCGAACGGCAAGCGGAATTGTTATCGCTGATGGCCCGCGGCAGTGTGCGAGAAGAGGAACCCGTCGCCGCTGTGGAACACTTGATTGCGCTATCGGCGCTGTTGGCGGACGAATCCCATTGGGCCGAACGCATGCACTCCCTGCAACGCTCCGACCTGGATGCCCAACCCTCGCTGGATAATTGGATCGCTGGTCAGGTTCAGCAAGCCTTGTCGCAGGCCGACGAGTCGCAGCGGGAAGCCATCAACGCCGCCGTCGCGGTGCATCTGCAGGCCTTCGAAGCGCAAGCGACCGGCACCCTGCAACGCTTGACCCAGCACTTCTCCGCCACGGTCGGCGCCGATGCCGCGCGGACGCGGTTGATCGAACGGTTGATCAAGGAGGAAGCCCTGTTGCGAGCCGAGCGGCTGGCCCAGCAAGCCATGCAGGACGTGCAGTTCTCCGCCGCCGGCAACGCCGACCAGCGAACTGCTCCGTTTCGGTTGCTGTTAGCTCAAGTCTATCAGGCAGCCGGCTTTACCAGCGATGCGCGGTTGCAGGCTCAGCAGTTGTCCGATGCCGATCGAGACAGCTTCGATGAAGCCGATCGGGAAACGCTGGAGTTGCTGCAAGAAGATTCTGCCGCCCCCACGGACAACGCTTGGCCGGACTACGTGGTGACCAGTTGGAACGCCTCGCAGAATCAACGCTCTGCACGGGGCGTCCCCAACCCCGACGTGCTGGAGATCCTCAGCCGCAGCGGCGCGCATTTGCGCGGCTGGCAGGTGATCAGCGAAGAGGGCCGAACGGTCAGCCTCCGCGACCCCAACGGCCGCGTGACCTCCGTCCCCATGGCGGTCTCCAATGCCAAGGACGAAGGCACCCGCAGCGCGGCCTTGGACGGCGGCGTGATGATCGCCCTGATGCCTTCGGAATTGGTGGCGATCGACATGTTTCGTGCCACCCAGGGTTCCCGCGATGCCGATCTGTGGCGGCTGCCCTGGCGGAGTGAGTTGGGCGGCCGGATGGCGCGGGCACGAAGCACCGCCACGCCCTTTGGGGATAACCATAAGAGCTACGATGTGGTCGATCCACTGCGCCGCTCGCCGCCCAGCGAATTTCGTCTCGGGCCGATCAGCGGAAACCAGTTGTACCTGCTGAACGCGGGCCAGTTGCAAGCGATCGACGTGCTGCAGGGCGAGTTGCGGTGGAGCAATCAGGCGGTGCCGCCGCGAGGTTACGTCGTCTCGGACGGGCAACGCGTGGCGGTCGCGTCGGCGCAAACCGACGATGGGCGCGTCGACATCTTCGATTGTGTCGATGGTCGCAAATTGCTCACCCAGCCCTGGCCCGAAGAAGAAATGATTTGGTTTGCCGCCGGAAAACACCTGTTGACCTATCAGGTGGCCGAAGGCAACGTGCCCACCCACGTCAGCCTCCGCGACGTGTTCTCCGATGCGGTCGTGTTGACTCAAGAATTGGCCGCGCCGGAAACGGCCGGCGTGACGGCCAAGGGCAATATCGTCGAGGGCCGTTGGTTGACGCTGCTACAGCCCAGCGGCGAAGTGCTGGTCTGGGATCTGATCGAAGGTAGGCAAGTCGGCACGCACCAGTTGGACCCCATCGATAAGCTGAATGGGTTGCAGACGGTGGTCCGCGGCGACACCCTGATTTTGCTGCCCGAAACCAGTGTTCGCCCCGAACGCAAACCGAACACGATTCCCAATATCGCTCAGTCGCGTGTGCATTTTCGCGTCGATGGCCCGGTGCTGTGCATGCATCTGCAGAGCGGGGAAGTGGTCTGGCAGACCGAGCTGGAAGACTCGCCCTGGGGCTGCACGATCGGTCAAGCTACTGGCTCGCCGTTGTTGATCTTCAGCCGCGCCCTGTCGATCCATTCTCCCACCGCCTCGACACGGCGGAAGCAGGAATTGTCGATGTTGGCGCTGGATGTCAAAACCGGCGAACAGGTCGCTCGACGCAACGGTTTGCCGCTGCCCAGCTTCAACAGTGACATCGTCACGCATCTGAACGTGGATCCGCAGCAGCACGTGGTCGCGGCGATGGTTGGCGCTTCGTTCATGCAGTTCGCCTTCACGAACCAAGAACCGCCGCCGCAGCCCGTACAGGAAGAAGCGTCGCCGGAGGCCGATGAAGAAGAGGATGAGGCGAAGCCCTTTGACCTGTTCCGCTGA
- a CDS encoding BBP7 family outer membrane beta-barrel protein: MKRIFRALTMAATIAGFSATAANAQQTMRAGDLPTSAGATTSGYSSTQSIGDSLYTVDPALYGNGQIQPAGHRSSTRGLRSRIGSQACGDCYSDSCQGGCKPTRRSSLADGDCNEDTWLRAELLLWFPQARRSPVLAATNALPGGLPVVGQAGYTPQFGGEIGTGLETGFRADVGKYFADGQLGLGARLWFLSDAEEGYSASSNGDVGLGLPIFDTQFGGESAVLAAFDDGVNPELNGSLSIDTELSIASSEFYARLLFAQGKDYRVDMIGGYSYFNIEDDLQLNLNAVRVARPADGLTRNFSDHFNTTNNFHGGQIGFENLVTRGRFSIRTLTKVHLGNMSQRVEIDGSSQRFFAGGPAPEQFDGGILAMDNQGVQRRDVFAFAPEANFKLNYRMRNYVNFSVGYTFIYWNHVALAGDQIDRNVDTSGLLSNAGTVASPSRKFEDRGFFVQGIDLGVSVDY, from the coding sequence ATGAAACGTATTTTTCGAGCCCTGACCATGGCGGCGACCATCGCGGGTTTCTCCGCGACCGCCGCGAACGCCCAACAGACGATGAGGGCCGGCGACTTACCGACTTCGGCCGGGGCGACTACCTCAGGATACTCTTCCACTCAATCGATTGGCGACAGCCTGTATACGGTCGATCCGGCCCTGTACGGCAACGGCCAAATTCAACCCGCCGGACATCGCAGTTCCACACGCGGTCTGCGTTCGCGAATCGGTTCGCAGGCCTGCGGCGACTGCTACAGCGATAGCTGCCAAGGCGGCTGTAAGCCCACCCGCCGCAGTTCTTTGGCCGATGGCGATTGCAATGAGGACACTTGGTTGCGAGCCGAACTGCTGCTGTGGTTCCCGCAAGCCCGTCGCTCGCCCGTATTGGCCGCGACCAACGCCCTGCCCGGCGGCCTGCCGGTCGTCGGCCAAGCCGGTTACACGCCCCAATTTGGTGGTGAAATCGGCACCGGCCTGGAAACCGGCTTCCGCGCCGACGTCGGCAAGTACTTCGCCGACGGACAACTAGGCTTAGGAGCCCGACTGTGGTTCTTGAGCGACGCCGAAGAAGGCTACTCGGCCTCGTCCAATGGCGACGTGGGCTTGGGACTGCCGATCTTTGACACGCAATTTGGTGGCGAAAGCGCCGTACTGGCCGCTTTTGACGATGGTGTCAATCCCGAACTGAACGGTTCGCTCAGCATCGATACCGAACTGAGCATCGCGTCGAGCGAATTCTACGCTCGCCTGCTGTTCGCTCAGGGCAAAGACTACCGCGTGGACATGATCGGCGGCTACTCGTACTTCAACATCGAAGACGACCTGCAGCTGAACTTGAACGCTGTCCGCGTGGCTCGCCCCGCCGATGGTCTGACCCGTAACTTCTCCGATCACTTCAACACCACCAACAATTTCCACGGTGGTCAGATCGGATTTGAAAACCTGGTCACCCGTGGCCGGTTCAGCATCCGAACGCTGACGAAAGTCCACCTCGGCAATATGAGCCAACGCGTGGAGATCGACGGCTCCAGCCAACGCTTCTTCGCCGGCGGCCCCGCTCCGGAACAGTTCGACGGCGGCATCCTGGCGATGGACAACCAGGGCGTGCAGCGACGTGATGTGTTCGCGTTCGCTCCCGAAGCCAACTTCAAGCTGAACTACCGGATGCGGAACTACGTCAACTTCAGCGTCGGCTACACCTTCATCTACTGGAACCACGTGGCCCTGGCCGGTGACCAGATCGATCGCAACGTCGATACCAGTGGCCTGTTGTCCAACGCGGGAACGGTGGCCAGCCCCAGCCGCAAGTTCGAAGATCGCGGATTCTTTGTTCAGGGCATCGATTTGGGTGTGTCGGTCGACTACTAA
- a CDS encoding preprotein translocase subunit SecA has protein sequence MSASNPADPLIQPSGQDAAGQNAAGQDASGQNPSLADSTAASASLGSGPAGDGEPSATAIPPAASDGRDGTSHGVGSLFATGASPRMLRWRRQLQRINQMEDELRSEDDSSLRKRSLALRYRAKSGEKLSALLPEAYALVREAGRRALNMRHYDVQMIGGICLFEGCVAEMQTGEGKTLTATLPLYLHSLVGKGAHLATVNDYLAKRDAQWMTPLFERLGLTVGIIQTPDDQPSRRKSYAASVTYGTAKEFGFDFLRDRLLLRAQNRLQTEMLGDGEDGFSGSGDQPVMRGMHFCLVDEADSILIDEARTPLIIGSLEDTVRDQIVETYRWAAENAKAYEIDEHFTIDDETKRYELTARGRQKVRSLKKSDLVRTVGLVDLYEFTERAIKVHREFLLDRQYVVRPNQEGKDEIVIVDEFTGRLAEGRKWRDGIHQAIEAKESLEISVPTGQAARITIQDLFLRYPHLAGMTGTAATSARELRKIYRTPVIRVPTNRPPRRVQLADSVHGTMMKKFEAIVEETVEMNQGGRPVLIGTRSIDKSVILSRMLDERGIEHQVLNANNVEAEAEIVEAAGGKGKVTVATNMAGRGTDVKLAAGVEGMGGMHVICTELHDAARVDRQLIGRCGRQGDRGSYRQYLALDDDILKGGFGPDRAERLKTVGEAAAGPLPSYAAMFRKAQRKVERKHFRDRMVLLHHERERKKIQREIGQDPYLDTPD, from the coding sequence ATGTCCGCTAGCAATCCTGCAGACCCACTAATCCAACCTTCCGGCCAAGACGCCGCTGGGCAGAACGCCGCTGGTCAAGACGCCTCGGGGCAAAACCCCAGCCTGGCGGACTCCACCGCGGCGTCCGCTTCGCTGGGCTCCGGGCCGGCCGGCGACGGAGAGCCCTCCGCGACGGCCATCCCGCCGGCGGCCTCTGATGGACGCGACGGGACCTCACACGGCGTGGGGTCGCTGTTCGCCACCGGAGCTTCGCCGCGAATGCTGCGCTGGCGCCGTCAGTTGCAGCGGATCAATCAAATGGAGGACGAGCTTCGCAGCGAAGACGATTCGTCCCTGCGGAAACGTTCGCTGGCCCTCCGCTACCGCGCCAAAAGCGGCGAAAAACTGTCGGCCCTGCTGCCCGAAGCCTACGCGTTGGTTCGCGAAGCTGGGCGGCGAGCCCTCAATATGCGGCATTACGACGTGCAGATGATCGGTGGGATCTGTCTGTTTGAAGGCTGTGTCGCCGAAATGCAAACCGGTGAAGGTAAAACGCTGACCGCCACCTTGCCGCTGTACCTGCATTCGCTGGTCGGCAAAGGCGCCCACCTGGCCACCGTCAACGATTACCTGGCCAAACGTGATGCCCAGTGGATGACGCCCCTGTTTGAACGACTGGGGCTGACCGTGGGCATCATCCAAACGCCCGATGACCAACCTTCGCGGCGCAAGTCCTACGCCGCATCGGTCACCTATGGCACGGCCAAGGAGTTCGGGTTCGACTTCCTCCGCGACCGATTGCTGTTGCGAGCCCAGAACCGACTGCAGACCGAAATGCTGGGCGACGGCGAAGACGGCTTCAGTGGCAGCGGCGACCAACCGGTGATGCGGGGGATGCACTTCTGCTTGGTCGACGAAGCCGACAGTATCTTGATCGACGAAGCTCGTACGCCGCTGATCATCGGCAGCTTGGAAGACACCGTCCGCGATCAGATTGTGGAAACCTATCGGTGGGCGGCCGAAAACGCCAAGGCCTACGAAATCGACGAACACTTCACGATCGACGACGAAACCAAACGCTACGAATTGACCGCTCGCGGACGCCAAAAAGTTCGCTCGTTGAAGAAAAGCGATCTGGTCCGCACCGTGGGTTTGGTGGACCTGTACGAATTCACCGAACGTGCCATCAAGGTGCACCGCGAATTCTTGTTGGACCGCCAATACGTCGTTCGCCCCAACCAAGAGGGCAAAGACGAAATTGTCATCGTCGACGAATTCACCGGTCGATTGGCGGAAGGCCGGAAATGGCGGGATGGGATCCACCAAGCCATCGAAGCCAAAGAATCGCTGGAAATCAGCGTGCCCACCGGGCAAGCGGCGCGGATCACGATTCAGGACCTATTCTTGCGCTACCCGCATCTGGCCGGTATGACCGGCACGGCGGCGACTAGCGCCCGAGAACTGAGGAAGATCTACCGCACGCCCGTCATCCGCGTGCCCACCAACCGGCCGCCACGCCGCGTGCAACTGGCCGATAGCGTGCACGGCACGATGATGAAGAAATTCGAAGCCATCGTGGAAGAAACGGTGGAAATGAATCAAGGCGGTCGCCCCGTGCTGATCGGTACCCGCTCGATCGACAAGTCGGTGATCCTGTCACGGATGCTGGACGAACGTGGCATCGAACATCAAGTGCTCAACGCCAACAACGTCGAAGCCGAGGCGGAGATTGTCGAAGCTGCCGGCGGCAAGGGAAAAGTCACCGTGGCGACCAATATGGCGGGCCGTGGTACCGACGTGAAACTGGCTGCGGGCGTCGAAGGCATGGGCGGGATGCACGTGATCTGTACCGAATTGCACGATGCGGCTCGCGTCGACCGCCAATTGATCGGCCGTTGCGGACGCCAGGGCGACCGCGGTTCCTATCGCCAATACCTGGCCTTGGACGACGATATCCTCAAAGGCGGCTTCGGCCCGGATCGCGCCGAAAGACTGAAAACGGTCGGCGAGGCCGCCGCCGGACCGCTGCCCAGCTACGCCGCCATGTTCCGTAAAGCTCAGCGGAAGGTCGAACGCAAGCATTTTCGTGATCGCATGGTGTTGCTGCACCATGAACGCGAACGCAAGAAAATCCAACGCGAAATCGGCCAGGATCCGTATTTGGATACCCCGGATTGA
- a CDS encoding peptidylprolyl isomerase → MKVATFDTERGNIRIELHEDKTPKTVANFVKLVEDKFYDGLTFHRVIPDFMVQGGCPQGTGTGGPGYKFEDEFHPDLKHDGPGVLSMANSGPNSNGSQFFITHVETPWLDNKHSVFGRVLEGQDVVDSIQQGDKINSITLSDE, encoded by the coding sequence ATGAAGGTTGCTACCTTTGACACCGAACGCGGAAACATCCGCATCGAACTGCACGAAGACAAGACGCCCAAAACGGTCGCGAACTTCGTCAAACTGGTCGAAGACAAATTTTACGACGGTTTGACGTTTCATCGCGTCATTCCGGATTTCATGGTTCAGGGCGGGTGCCCTCAAGGTACCGGCACCGGCGGACCGGGATACAAGTTCGAAGACGAATTCCATCCCGACCTCAAGCATGACGGACCCGGCGTGCTGTCGATGGCCAACTCCGGCCCCAATAGCAACGGCTCGCAGTTTTTCATCACCCACGTGGAAACCCCGTGGTTGGACAACAAGCACAGCGTGTTCGGCCGTGTGCTCGAAGGTCAGGACGTCGTCGATAGCATCCAGCAAGGTGATAAGATCAACAGTATCACCCTCAGCGACGAATAG